From a single Rosa rugosa chromosome 7, drRosRugo1.1, whole genome shotgun sequence genomic region:
- the LOC133720529 gene encoding E3 ubiquitin-protein ligase ATL31-like: MNHSPRFLSHAVKHVAATLFLILLLSPETLAQPTPDQRDDPYRYQKFSPSMAVIIVVLVAALFLMGFFSIYIRHCSEPQPGSVRAGGTITGRSRRGAARGLDSSVIDTFPTLEYKVVKGLKIGKGALECAVCLNEFEDDETLRLIPKCDHVFHPECIDEWLASHTTCPVCRANLEPQADDPVVELGELTAHDDVEAQHEVDCDSAPDHHNSDGQQEEVDPEVVNVNQTLNRNRTRGRSSRFRRLFPRSHSTGHSLVQPGEDTERFTLRLPVEVRKQIINRKLHRSTSVLVLPREGSSRRGPRMGDSGSNNRVRSYKRLEPLDRTFKSERWVFSRAPSFLTRMLSVKSPKVAVNVGEGPSAQPTEPVFTRSGSVRPAV, translated from the coding sequence ATGAATCACTCCCCTCGGTTTTTATCCCACGCCGTCAAACATGTTGCCGCTACTCTCTTCTTGATCCTACTCCTCTCACCGGAAACTCTAGCTCAGCCTACTCCCGACCAGCGAGATGACCCCTATCGCTACCAGAAGTTCAGCCCCTCGATGGCGGTCATCATCGTGGTCCTCGTCGCCGCCCTCTTCCTCATGGGCTTCTTCTCCATCTACATCCGCCACTGCTCCGAACCCCAGCCCGGCAGCGTCCGCGCCGGCGGGACCATCACCGGTCGCTCCAGACGCGGCGCTGCGCGTGGACTCGACTCCAGCGTCATCGACACGTTCCCGACCTTGGAGTACAAAGTCGTCAAGGGTTTGAAAATAGGTAAGGGAGCGTTGGAGTGCGCCGTGTGCTTGAACGAGTTTGAGGACGATGAGACGCTGCGTTTGATTCCCAAGTGCGATCATGTGTTTCATCCCGAGTGTATTGACGAGTGGTTGGCTTCTCATACTACGTGTCCGGTTTGCCGGGCCAATCTAGAGCCTCAGGCCGATGACCCGGTCGTCGAACTCGGTGAGTTGACCGCCCATGACGACGTCGAAGCCCAACACGAGGTCGACTGTGACTCGGCACCGGACCACCACAACAGTGATGGACAGCAGGAAGAAGTGGACCCTGAGGTAGTGAACGTGAACCAGACTTTGAATAGGAACCGCACGCGTGGAAGATCGAGCCGGTTCCGCCGGTTGTTTCCCCGGTCTCACTCGACCGGGCACTCTTTGGTCCAACCGGGCGAGGACACGGAGCGGTTCACTTTGAGACTACCGGTCGAGGTGAGAAAACAGATCATCAACCGGAAGCTACACCGGTCCACTAGTGTGTTGGTGTTGCCGAGAGAAGGGAGTTCACGGCGCGGCCCCCGAATGGGGGACAGTGGTAGCAACAATAGAGTGAGGAGCTATAAGCGGCTCGAGCCATTGGACCGGACATTTAAATCGGAACGGTGGGTTTTTTCGAGGGCGCCATCATTTCTAACGAGGATGTTGTCCGTTAAGTCACCGAAGGTGGCGGTCAACGTGGGTGAGGGACCTTCGGCTCAACCCACCGAGCCGGTTTTTACGAGGAGCGGCTCGGTTCGGCCGGCAGTTTAA